CACCAATGGCAATGTGGAGATGTCACGCATCTACATCGAGGGTGTGATGAATGAAAAGAAATAAGCATGATATTTTATTTCTCAGGAACAGGAAATACCAAGTGGGCGGCGTCAAAACTGGCGTCGGCTACTCATGAAGACTTGATTTCCATCGCTCCCTACATGAGGGCTGATGATTCAAGCCATACCCTAGCCGAGCCGTTTATTCTGAAAGAGAATGAACGGCTCGGATTCGTTTTCCCCGTACACGGCTGGAGAGTTCCCAAGCTGGTAAGGGAGTTTATCGGAAAGATGAAGGTTCAGAGGGCTGAACCGGATGCTGCTGGAAGCCTTCCTTTCACCTATTGCGTTTGTACGGCGGGCGACAGCATCGGGCTCACCATCGAGAACCTGAACGAGGTCATCTCTCAGAATCCGTCGCTTCAAGCCCTGGGCATCACGAAGGTATCTTCCTCCTACTCCCTCATTATGCCAGAATCCTACGTGGGTCTTCCCTTTATGGATGTAGACACTAAGGAGAAGGAAATCTGGAAGAAATCGAAATCGGCTCAGGAACTTGCCGTAATCTGCGAAGAGATTTTCGACCGGAAGGAAGGCGTAAGCCAATTGGTAAAAGGGCCTATCCCATGGTTCTTCACCAAGGTAGTGGGCGGTTTCTTCGAGAACGTGTTCATCACCGACAAGCGATTCCATGTAGAGAAAGACAAGTGTGTGAAATGTGGCATCTGCGCCAATGTCTGTCCGGTGGGCGATATCAAGGGCGGCCATGGCGAATATCCCGAGTGGCTTCACCACAAGGATTGCCTCACCTGCTTCACCTGCTATCACCACTGTCCGCACCACGCCATCGAATTCGGAAAGCAGACTCAGAAGAAGGGACAATATTATTTCTGAAGTTTCGCAAGTAGCATTCTACCGTCCCCGAAGGGGGCGAATGTGAATAACCGCGGGTGGAATGACCGAAGGGAATGGAACCTGCGGATAGTCACAGATACTCTCTTATCGTCCCCGAAGGGGGCGAATGTGAATAACCGCGGGTGGAATGACCGAAGGGAATGGAACCTGCGGATAGTCTCAGATACTCTCTTATCGTCCCCGAAGGGGGCGAACAGGAGCAAGACTGGATGTGGTTCGCCCCCTTTGGGGACGCTTTCTCCCTACTATTAGTTTGTCCGCAGGTTCCATGACCTTCGGTCATTCCACCAGCGGTTATTGAAAGTTGGCCCCCTTCGGGGACCGGAGGTTACTTGCGAAACTTGAATTATTTTAAATAAAGCACCTTGAATAAAAAAGGTTCAAATAACCCAACATGAATAAACAAAAATCAATGAAAAGAACAATACTAAGCTTAGCTTTTGCCTTGCTGTCAGCCACTTCCATGTTCGCGGCAAAGGCACAACCAGGCATCTGCCAGGTTCAACTCGCCGACGGCAGCATCGTCTCAGCTTCACGCTTTGGCGATGAAAACTTCTGCTATTACATCACCACCGATGGAACTCCTCTTAAACTCAACGACAGCGGAAAATACGAAAAAACCACCATCCAGGAACTCGAGGCACAATACTCCGCAGCGATGCAGGCACGGCAAATCAAAGCCAATCTGGTTAACCAGGCTTATCAGGCTTATCAGGCAAATCAGGCTTATCAGGCAAATCAAGCCAGCAGAGCCAGCGGCATCAACCCTCAAAACAGATACTTCCCACATACGGGCAGTCCCAAGGCACTGGTCATCCTCGTTGAATTCCCTGATTTGAAATTCAAGAGCAGCGACCCAGTGGCTACCTTCAACCACTATCTCAATGCCGAGATGGGCGAAGCAGCTCCAGAGGCCGATGCTGCCGTGTATTCCCAGAAATCAAAACACACCAATTATGGATCTGTAAGAGAATACTTCAAGTTCTGCAGCGAAGGAAAGTTCACCCCTCAATTTGATGTGGTGGGTCCTGTCACCATGAACGAAAGATACGCCTATTACGGAAGAAACAGAAACGACTATGACATCGACCTGGGCAACGATCAGATGCTCAGCGAGGCATGCGACAAGATAGACAGCAAGGTGGATTTCTCGAAATATGATTCTGACGGCGATGGCGTCGTAGATCTGGTATACATCATCTACGCCGGCTATTCCGAGAGCATTTCGGGCAATGAAGCCAACTGTCTCTGGCCGAAATCGGGTACCACCACTTTCTACCGCTACGACGAATACGGCAAGAAGCAAGGCATATTGATGTGCGATGGCAAGAGTTTCTCACGCTATGGTATCAACAATGAGCTGAACGGCAAGCCAGCAGATACCAAGAATGGCCTCTACCAGATTAATGGTATCGGTCTTTTCTGCCACGAGTTCTCGCACACCCTGGGCTTGCCAGACCATTATCCAACCAGATTGCCAGCCAGCACAGCCGATAACCAGAGTCCGGAATACTGGGATCTGATGGATGCAGGCGAATACACCTATGATGGCTATCGCCCTACCCCATACACCCCATGGGAAAAGATGTTGATGGGATGGGTGAACCCTATCACGCTAAGTCCTGCGGAAGCTGCACAGATAACCCTGGAGCCATACGATGTGGCATCGAAGGCCTATAAGATTGATGCCGATGTGAACGACGACAACTTCTCCATCAACCCGAACTACACATCGGGCGATGTGAGCGACCAGACCAAAAAATTTCTGAAGGAGAGAGCCCAGGGCGAATTCCTGCTGCTCCAGAACATCCGCAACGAGGGCTGGTATAAGTATCTCACGGGATATGGCATGCTGGTATGGCGCATCGACTATGCCGACAAGAGCACCGTGAGCTTGGGCGATTTTCCTAACAACGAAAAAGGCATTTCAAGGGTGATGGTGGTTCCAGCCGATGGCCTCGTCATCAACCAGGCTAACTGCGGAGACGGCATGAAATATACCTGGGACGAATACACTCAGAACGCCCAGAACGACCCGTTCCCAGCCTATAACGCAGGCGAAGACGGCAAGGACATCAACAGTCTCACTGAGGTGAAGTTCAACTGGAGCACCCTGACCACCCGTCCTCTCTACAATATCAAGAAGGATGAAGCCACCGGCATGGTAACCTTCGACTACCTGAAGGATTTCGCTGCCGATGCCGCCGTCAAGGGCATCACGATGGATGAAGACAACCAGCCAACGAAATACTTCGACCTGGAAGGCCGCAGCGTGCAGACCCCGAAGAAGGGCCATCTGTATATAACAAACAAGGGAAAGAAAGTGGTTTTCTAGAAAACGGAAAAAAAATCTATCCGCCACTGGCGGATACACATTCGGCACTGGCGTATATGCATCCGCCAGTGCCGGATTCATATCTGCCAGTGCCGAACAGAAAAGTCATATCATTAAAAAATCTATTATACCCTAGGAAATATTTCCTAAATCTTAATATACCCTAGGTCCGAAGATGGTGGTACCCACACGAACCATCGTGCTGCCGTGCTTGACGGCGATGTGATAGTCGTGACTCATGCCCCAGCTGCGCTCGCAGAAGGCAGGAGAATCGGCGAAATACTTCGATTTTACTTCATCAAAGAACTCAGCGGCAGCATCAAACTCACGGGCTATCTGCTGCTCATCGTCCGTATTCGATGCCATCATCATCAAACCGCAAATCTGAACATGAGACAACTCGCGCCACTCACCAGCTTCCAGAAGCTCGCGGCAGGCATCCAGTGACAATCCCGATTTCGTATCCTCCTCGGCAATATGAAGCTCCAGAAGAATCTTCACCACACGGTCGTGCTTCGCTGCCTGCTTGTTAATCTCCTTCATCAGTTTCAGGCTATCCACCGATTCAATCATGGAGATATAAGGGGCAATGTACTTCACCTTGTTGGTCTGAAGATGACCGATGAAATGCCACTCTATGTCCTTAGGCAGGGTCTCCACCTTCTTGGAAAGCTCCTGCTCATGGCTCTCGCCGAAGATGCGCTGACCTTCGGCGTAAGCAGCCTCAATATACTCGTTGGGATGAAACTTGCTGATAGCCACCAGACGGACACCGGCAGGCAAACTGCCCAACACCTCATGAAGGTTTCCTTTTACATCATACATTTTTCAATTAATAATTTATAATTAATAATTAATAAATGATTCCTTAGCCATTTGCTCTTGCCGGAAGTATGACATCAGGATATCTATTTACTCGGCTTTGCCCTGCTCGTACTCTGGAACGTCGTTCTTCTCCTCCTTCTTCTCGCCAGGAGCGTGGTGCTCGAATACATCCATCAGCTTGGTCTCGTTGAGACCCACGATGTCGTAATCAATCATGGTCTTGCCCATCACCTCGTCGATATAGCGCAGTGCACGGGCCAATGACTTAGCCTGAACCAGGTAAGTAACGTTAGAACGCTTCTCCTTCTCACTCTTCTCATCGATGGTGATAAACTGCAGCTTAGCCTTGTACCACTTGTCGTCATCATCCAGGTCGCTGAAGAAAATCTCGCCATAGCAAGCCTTGCCGATGCCGCTCACCTTCAACTCGCCACTCACGTAAACAGACATCTCGTCGATGATGGCGCTCTCAGCCTCGGTGAAGCTTAAGGCATCTACAACGTAAGCCTCAGATACAACCTTCTCTGAACCATCTTCCATGGTCTTCTGATATTTAACTTTAGTCTCAAACCAAGTGCTTGTTCTACTTCTCATAATTTCTTTTCCTTTTCTTATTTTTTTTAATTTTCGTTTATTTTCTACTCTTGTCCTCCCGTACCTTATTATATAAGGTAGCCGGAAAAAGGCGCAATTGTGATGCAAAGTTATAAAAAAGAATGCAGAAGAACAACAGAATAAAGAGTTTTTTACTAAAAAATGATTTTTTAACCGAATCTATTACGATTTTTCAATGAAATTGCTTACCTTTGCAAGCGAATTGCGAAAAGTTGGGATTTCGATTTAATCGATTACACAACCCTCGCTATGGATAATTAACAGATAGAATTTTTAAAAGATGCCTGAAATATCAGTACGCGGCCTCGAAATGCCTGAGTCACCTATCAGAAAGCTGGCTCCTCTGGCTGCCGCAGCAAAGAAACGTGGAGTTAAGGTCTATCACCTCAATATCGGTCAGCCAGACCTCCCTACTCCTCAATGTGGTCTCGATGCGCTCAAGCACATCGACCGCACCATCCTGGAGTATTCTCCAAGCCAGGGCTATCTCAGTTATCGTGAGAAGCTGGTAGATTATTACAAGAAATTCAATATCAATGTTACTGCCGATGACATCATCATCACATCGGGAGGTTCAGAAGCCGTGCTCTTCTCGTTCATGAGCTGTCTGAACCCGGGAGATGAAATCATCGTGCCAGAACCTGCATACGCCAACTATATGGCGTTCGCCATCTCGGCGGGTGCCAAGATCCGCACCATCGCCACGACCATCGAGGAGGGTTTCTCGCTGCCTAAGGTGGAGAAGTTTGAGGAGCTGATCAATGAGCACACCCGTGCCATCCTGATCTGCAACCCTAACAACCCTACGGGCTATCTCTACACACGCAGAGAGATGAACCAGATTCGCGACCTGGTGAAGAAGTACGACCTCTACCTCTTCTCTGACGAGGTTTACCGTGAGTACATCTACACCGGCAGCCCATACATCAGTGCGATGCACCTGGAAGGCATCGAGCAGAACACCGTGCTCATCGACTCTGTGTCTAAGCGTTACAGCGAGTGCGGTATCCGTGTGGGTGCCCTGATTACCAAGAATGCAGAGATTCGCAAGGCGGTGATGAAGTTCTGCCAGGCCCGTCTCTCTCCTCCTCTCATCGGTCAGATTGTAGCCGAGGCTTCGCTCGATGCTCCTGAGGAGTACTATCGCGATGTATACGATGAGTATGTGGAGCGCCGTAAGTGCCTGATTGACGGACTCAACCGTATTCCTGGCGTATACTCCCCAATTCCAATGGGTGCCTTCTATACCGTGGCAAAACTGCCTATCGACGATTCAGAAAAGTTCTGCCGCTGGTGCCTGGAAGAGTTTGATTACGAGGGCGAAACCGTGATGATGGCACCAGCCTCCGGTTTCTACACCACTCCTGGAGCCGGAAGAAACCAGGTGCGTATGGCATACGTGTTGAAGAAGGACGACCTGAACAGAGCATTGATAGTGCTTGCCAAGGCACTTGAGGCTTATCCGGGAAGAGTGGAGGATGAAGGACTGTAAGATATGAATTTTCCTCTATTTATAGCAAAGAAATTGTATAGCGACCAGGGCGATAAACGTAAAGTTTCTCGCCCTGCTATCCATATAGCCACCGCTGGCGTTGCCATCGGACTCGCCATCATGATCATGTCGGTATGCGTGGTGCTGGGATTCAAGCATACCATCCGCGACAAGGTGGTGGGATTCGGAAGCCACATACAGGTGGCGGATTTCATGACCCTGCAGCAGCAGAACCAGTATCCCGTGGTGATGAACGACTCCATGATGGGCGTGCTCCGAAAGATTCCGGGCGTGAAACACGTGCAGCGATTCGCCATGAAGGAAGGAATCCTCAAGACCGACAGCGACTTCCTGGGCGTTGCCTTCAAGGGCGTGGGACCGGAGTTTGACTCCACCTTCATCCACCAGAACATGGTGGAAGGAAGCATACCGAAGTTTGACGACAAGGCAAGTCACAACAAAATCCTGATTTCCAAGCTGATGGCCGACAAGCTGAAGCTGAAGAACGGAGAAAGAATCTTCGCCTATTTCATCGACGACAACGGAGTGAGAATGCGACGGTTCACCATCCAGGGCATCTATCAGACCAATCTGAAGAAATACGACGAGACGATGGTCTACACCGACCTCTATACCGCCGTGAAACTGAACGGATGGATGGACGACCAGACCAGCGGAGCCGAACTGACGGTGAACGATTTCGAGAAACTCAACGAGACGGAAGACTATATTATAAATAAGGTGAACCGCACCGTGGATCATTATGGCGAAACCTACAGCAGTGCCACCATCAAGGACTTGAATCCGAACATCTTCCAGTGGCTCGGACTGATGGACCTCAACGTGTGGATCATCCTCGCCCTGATGCTCATCGTGGCAGGCGTAACCATGATCAGCGGACTGCTCATCATCATTCTGGAACGCACCTCGATGATTGGCGTACTCAAGGCCTTGGGTGCCCGCAACCGCACCATCCGCCACACCTTCCTCTGGTTTGCCGTGTTCATCATAGGCAGGGGAATGCTGCTGGGCAACATCATAGCCCTGGCAATTCTAGCAGTGCAGTATTTCACAGGGGTGCTAAAACTCGATGCGCAGACTTACTACGTAAGTACGGTGCCCGTAGAGTTCAACTGGCTCTTCATCGTGGCGCTGAATGTAGCCACCCTGCTCATCAGCGTGTTCATGCTCGTAGCCCCAAGCTACCTCATCTCGCATATCCATCCAGCCAAATCGATGAGATATGAATAAAAGCTTCCATCCCATTATTGCCACCTCTAAATATGGTAATAATGGGATGAAACTTATACCTTTTTTTTCCGGTTTTACAATCAATTTTTCCGGTTTTACAATTAATTTGCCCCTTTATCAAAAATAGTGCACATATTTTTTTGTAGTGTGCAGTATTTTCCGTATCTTTGCACAAAATTTTGTAAATTGTGCAATGAATTCAATACCAAGTTTTAACTCGTATATTGAGAGAAGCATCATCAAGAACTGGAACCTGGATGCGCTCACCGATTACAAGGGAGCCACCCTGCAATACCACGATGTTGCTAGAAAGATAGAGAAACTGCACATCCTGTTTGAAAACAGCGATGTGAAGAAGGGCGACAAGATTGCCGTCTGCGGAAGAAATAGTAGCCAGTGGGCAGTAGCCTTCCTGGCCATTATTACTTACGGTGCCATCGTCGTACCTATACAGAACGAATTTAAGCCTGAGCAGATTCACAACATCGTGAACCACAGCGAGAGCAAACTGCTCTTCGTGGGCGATGTGGTGGCTACGGAAATCAATCCGGAAGAAATGCCTACACTGGAAGGCATCATCTATCTGCCAGACAATTCGCTCGTCATCTCCCGTTCAGAAAAACTGACCTACGCGCGTGAGAACCTCAATGCCATGTTCGGCCACAAATACCCAAAGTATTTCCGAGCTGAGCACGTAAAGTATCACGTGGATGATCCGGAAGAACTGGCGATGATCAACTACACCAGCGGAACCACAGGGTTCTCGAAGGGTGTGATGCTGCCTTACAGGGCACTGTGGGGCAATCTCGACTATCTCATCGACTCCGTGAGACCGAAGATAGGAAAGAACTGCAACGTCCTCTCTACCCTGCCGATGGCACACATGTATGGACTGATGACAGAGTTCCTCTACAACATCGTTGAAGGAAACCACATCTTCTTCCTCACCCGCCTGCCGAGCCCAACGCTCATCTCTGAGGCACTGGCTGAGATTCAGCCCGACATCCTCTTCGCCGTTCCGCTCGTGGTGGATAAGATTGTAAGAAAGGAAGTGTTCCCACATATCCAGACCAACCGTGCCCGCCTCCTGATGAACATGCCTGTCATCAGCAAGCGCATCAAGGAGAAGGTTCGCGAGTTCGTGCTCCGCAAGTTTGGCAATCGCCCTTACGAGGTGGTTGTGGGTGGCGCACCACTCAACAAGGAGATTGAGAACTTCTTCATCAGCGTGGGCTTCCCTATCGCCATGGGCTACGGAACCACCGAAACCGCTCCACTCATCACCTTCGCCCATCAGGACAACTATGTGGCAGGAAGCTGCGGCGTTGCCGTGAAGCACATGGAGGTGAAGGTACTGAGCGATGACCCTGAAAACGTGGCCGGCGAACTGGTTTGCCGTGGCATCAACGTGATGAAGGGCTACTACAAGAACCAGGAGGCTACGGATGCCGTAATCGATGAAGACGGATGGTTCCACACGGGCGACCTGGCTACGATGGACGCCGAAGGCCACTTCTTCGTAAGAGGAAGAAGCAAGAACATGCTGCTGGGCCCTAACGGACAGAACATCTATCCGGAGGAGATTGAAGACAAGCTCAACTCCATGCCGATGGTGAACGAGAGCATCGTACTCCAGAAGGACGACAAGCTCGTGGCACTGGTGCATCCGGAAATGGACGAAAGCCAGGAGATGGGATTCAGCCAGGAAGACCTCGTCAACATCATGGAGCAGAACCGAAAGGACCTGAACCTGCAGATGCCAAGCTTCGCAAAAATCTCGCGCATCCAGTTGCACGACACTGAATTTGAAAAGACGGCAAAGAAGTCGATTAAGCGCTACCTCTATCAGGACGCTATATAAAGAATAAAACGAGAAATGAATAAGAATATGGAAATTCCTAGCTTTAACGCACTTATACAGAAGAGCATCATAGACCATTGGGATATGGATGCCCTGACCGACTACAAGGGAGCCACCTTGCAGTATCACGATGTGGCACGCAAGATTGAAAAGCTGCACATCATGTTTGAGAACTCCGGCGTAGTGAAGGGCGACAAGATTGCCCTCTGCGGTCGTAACAGTGCTAATTGGGCGGTGGCATTCCTCGCTACCTTGACCTATGGTGCCATCGCGGTGCCTATCCTGCATGAGTTCATGCCTGAACAGATTCACAATATCGTGAACCACAGCGACGCCAAGTTACTCTTCGTGGGTGATGTGGTGGCTACTCAGGTGGACGCAACCAAGATGCCAGGGCTGGAGGGAATCATCTACATTCCAGACTACTCGCTCGTGGTTTCACGCACCGATAAGCTGACATACGCCCGCGAGCACCTCAACGAGATGTTCGGCATCAAGTATCCTAAGTACTTCCGCAAGAACCATGTAAGCTACTACATCGATCAGGACCCAGACGAACTGGCGATGATCAACTATACCAGTGGAACCACCGGTTTCTCCAAGGGTGTGATGGTTCCTTACCGTGCCCTCTGGAGCAATGCCGATTTTGCCGAGAATGTACTGGGCAAGAAGATCAAGGCAGGTGATTCAATAATCAGCATCCTGCCGATGGCCCACATGTATGGCATGGCATTCGAGTTTATCTTCGAATTCCTCAAGGGCTGCCACGTCTTCTATCTCACCCGCATCCCTAGCCCGGCCATCATTGCTGAGGCATTCGGCCGCATCAAGCCAGCAGTTATCATCGCTGTGCCTCTGGTCATCGAGAAGATTATCCGCAAGAAGGTGTTCCCTAAGATTCAGAACAACCGCATGCGCATGCTGCTCCACATGCCAGTGATCAGCAAGAAGGTGAAGGAGAAGATATGCGACCAGGTGAGCAACGCCTTCGGTGGCAACTTCTACGAGGTAATTATCGGCGGTGCTGCGTTCAACCGAGAGGTAGAGAACTTCCTGTATGGCGTAGGATTCAGATATACAGTGGGTTATGGTGCTACAGAGTGTGCACCTATCATCTGCTACGAGGATTACAAGAACTTCGTGCCGGGTTCTTGCGGTAAGGCAGCGCTCCACATGATGGTTCGCATCGACAGTCCAGACCCAGAGAATGTACCGGGCGAAATCCTAGCCAAGGGTCCTAACGTGATGCTGGGTTACTACAAGAACGAGGAGGCTACCAAGCAGACCATCGATGAGAAGGGCTGGTATCACACCGGCGACCTCGGAACCATGGATGGCGACGGCAATGTATTCATCAAGGGCCGCAGCAAGAACATGCTCCTGGGTGCATCGGGCCAGAACATCTATCCTGAGGAAATAGAGGATAAGCTCAACTCCCTAGCCCTCGTTGCCGAGAGCGTGGTGGTCCAGAAGGGCGAAAAGCTCGTAGGTTTGGTTTATCCAGATTTCGACGAGGCGCAGTCGCTGAACCTCGGCAGAAAGGAACTGGAGGATATCATGGAACAGAACCGCCAGGAACTCAACACGATGGTTCCAGGCTACAGCAAGCTGAGCGAAATCCGCATACACGACGAAGAGTTCGAAAAGACGCCAAAGAAGAGTATCAAGCGATACCTCTATACGGCGGAGTAATATCCAATAAACAAATGAGGGTGTGTCATTGTTTTATGACACACCCTCATTTGTTATAAATTATAATAATGTATTCGATCTGATTCTCGACAACGTTTCAGGCGTCATCTGCAGATAACTGGCGATATACGTAAGCGGCGCACGGAGCACCACCTGCGGATTCAGGTCGCACAGACGCTTGTACTTATTCGGTGCCGTCTCGAATCTCATCAGGTCGGCATGCACCTGCGACTGAATCAGACTCTCCTCCAATATCTTACGATAGAGCATCTGGATATTCACGTTACGCATGGCGGCAGCCTCCAGCTTCGCCTTCGGCAAGGCATATACAAGTGTAG
The Segatella copri DNA segment above includes these coding regions:
- a CDS encoding EFR1 family ferrodoxin (N-terminal region resembles flavodoxins. C-terminal ferrodoxin region binds two 4Fe-4S clusters.), producing MIFYFSGTGNTKWAASKLASATHEDLISIAPYMRADDSSHTLAEPFILKENERLGFVFPVHGWRVPKLVREFIGKMKVQRAEPDAAGSLPFTYCVCTAGDSIGLTIENLNEVISQNPSLQALGITKVSSSYSLIMPESYVGLPFMDVDTKEKEIWKKSKSAQELAVICEEIFDRKEGVSQLVKGPIPWFFTKVVGGFFENVFITDKRFHVEKDKCVKCGICANVCPVGDIKGGHGEYPEWLHHKDCLTCFTCYHHCPHHAIEFGKQTQKKGQYYF
- a CDS encoding M6 family metalloprotease domain-containing protein, whose product is MKRTILSLAFALLSATSMFAAKAQPGICQVQLADGSIVSASRFGDENFCYYITTDGTPLKLNDSGKYEKTTIQELEAQYSAAMQARQIKANLVNQAYQAYQANQAYQANQASRASGINPQNRYFPHTGSPKALVILVEFPDLKFKSSDPVATFNHYLNAEMGEAAPEADAAVYSQKSKHTNYGSVREYFKFCSEGKFTPQFDVVGPVTMNERYAYYGRNRNDYDIDLGNDQMLSEACDKIDSKVDFSKYDSDGDGVVDLVYIIYAGYSESISGNEANCLWPKSGTTTFYRYDEYGKKQGILMCDGKSFSRYGINNELNGKPADTKNGLYQINGIGLFCHEFSHTLGLPDHYPTRLPASTADNQSPEYWDLMDAGEYTYDGYRPTPYTPWEKMLMGWVNPITLSPAEAAQITLEPYDVASKAYKIDADVNDDNFSINPNYTSGDVSDQTKKFLKERAQGEFLLLQNIRNEGWYKYLTGYGMLVWRIDYADKSTVSLGDFPNNEKGISRVMVVPADGLVINQANCGDGMKYTWDEYTQNAQNDPFPAYNAGEDGKDINSLTEVKFNWSTLTTRPLYNIKKDEATGMVTFDYLKDFAADAAVKGITMDEDNQPTKYFDLEGRSVQTPKKGHLYITNKGKKVVF
- a CDS encoding YggS family pyridoxal phosphate-dependent enzyme — protein: MYDVKGNLHEVLGSLPAGVRLVAISKFHPNEYIEAAYAEGQRIFGESHEQELSKKVETLPKDIEWHFIGHLQTNKVKYIAPYISMIESVDSLKLMKEINKQAAKHDRVVKILLELHIAEEDTKSGLSLDACRELLEAGEWRELSHVQICGLMMMASNTDDEQQIAREFDAAAEFFDEVKSKYFADSPAFCERSWGMSHDYHIAVKHGSTMVRVGTTIFGPRVY
- a CDS encoding DUF4494 domain-containing protein; the protein is MRSRTSTWFETKVKYQKTMEDGSEKVVSEAYVVDALSFTEAESAIIDEMSVYVSGELKVSGIGKACYGEIFFSDLDDDDKWYKAKLQFITIDEKSEKEKRSNVTYLVQAKSLARALRYIDEVMGKTMIDYDIVGLNETKLMDVFEHHAPGEKKEEKNDVPEYEQGKAE
- a CDS encoding pyridoxal phosphate-dependent aminotransferase, which translates into the protein MPEISVRGLEMPESPIRKLAPLAAAAKKRGVKVYHLNIGQPDLPTPQCGLDALKHIDRTILEYSPSQGYLSYREKLVDYYKKFNINVTADDIIITSGGSEAVLFSFMSCLNPGDEIIVPEPAYANYMAFAISAGAKIRTIATTIEEGFSLPKVEKFEELINEHTRAILICNPNNPTGYLYTRREMNQIRDLVKKYDLYLFSDEVYREYIYTGSPYISAMHLEGIEQNTVLIDSVSKRYSECGIRVGALITKNAEIRKAVMKFCQARLSPPLIGQIVAEASLDAPEEYYRDVYDEYVERRKCLIDGLNRIPGVYSPIPMGAFYTVAKLPIDDSEKFCRWCLEEFDYEGETVMMAPASGFYTTPGAGRNQVRMAYVLKKDDLNRALIVLAKALEAYPGRVEDEGL
- a CDS encoding ABC transporter permease, whose product is MNFPLFIAKKLYSDQGDKRKVSRPAIHIATAGVAIGLAIMIMSVCVVLGFKHTIRDKVVGFGSHIQVADFMTLQQQNQYPVVMNDSMMGVLRKIPGVKHVQRFAMKEGILKTDSDFLGVAFKGVGPEFDSTFIHQNMVEGSIPKFDDKASHNKILISKLMADKLKLKNGERIFAYFIDDNGVRMRRFTIQGIYQTNLKKYDETMVYTDLYTAVKLNGWMDDQTSGAELTVNDFEKLNETEDYIINKVNRTVDHYGETYSSATIKDLNPNIFQWLGLMDLNVWIILALMLIVAGVTMISGLLIIILERTSMIGVLKALGARNRTIRHTFLWFAVFIIGRGMLLGNIIALAILAVQYFTGVLKLDAQTYYVSTVPVEFNWLFIVALNVATLLISVFMLVAPSYLISHIHPAKSMRYE
- a CDS encoding AMP-binding protein yields the protein MNSIPSFNSYIERSIIKNWNLDALTDYKGATLQYHDVARKIEKLHILFENSDVKKGDKIAVCGRNSSQWAVAFLAIITYGAIVVPIQNEFKPEQIHNIVNHSESKLLFVGDVVATEINPEEMPTLEGIIYLPDNSLVISRSEKLTYARENLNAMFGHKYPKYFRAEHVKYHVDDPEELAMINYTSGTTGFSKGVMLPYRALWGNLDYLIDSVRPKIGKNCNVLSTLPMAHMYGLMTEFLYNIVEGNHIFFLTRLPSPTLISEALAEIQPDILFAVPLVVDKIVRKEVFPHIQTNRARLLMNMPVISKRIKEKVREFVLRKFGNRPYEVVVGGAPLNKEIENFFISVGFPIAMGYGTTETAPLITFAHQDNYVAGSCGVAVKHMEVKVLSDDPENVAGELVCRGINVMKGYYKNQEATDAVIDEDGWFHTGDLATMDAEGHFFVRGRSKNMLLGPNGQNIYPEEIEDKLNSMPMVNESIVLQKDDKLVALVHPEMDESQEMGFSQEDLVNIMEQNRKDLNLQMPSFAKISRIQLHDTEFEKTAKKSIKRYLYQDAI
- a CDS encoding AMP-binding protein, translated to MNKNMEIPSFNALIQKSIIDHWDMDALTDYKGATLQYHDVARKIEKLHIMFENSGVVKGDKIALCGRNSANWAVAFLATLTYGAIAVPILHEFMPEQIHNIVNHSDAKLLFVGDVVATQVDATKMPGLEGIIYIPDYSLVVSRTDKLTYAREHLNEMFGIKYPKYFRKNHVSYYIDQDPDELAMINYTSGTTGFSKGVMVPYRALWSNADFAENVLGKKIKAGDSIISILPMAHMYGMAFEFIFEFLKGCHVFYLTRIPSPAIIAEAFGRIKPAVIIAVPLVIEKIIRKKVFPKIQNNRMRMLLHMPVISKKVKEKICDQVSNAFGGNFYEVIIGGAAFNREVENFLYGVGFRYTVGYGATECAPIICYEDYKNFVPGSCGKAALHMMVRIDSPDPENVPGEILAKGPNVMLGYYKNEEATKQTIDEKGWYHTGDLGTMDGDGNVFIKGRSKNMLLGASGQNIYPEEIEDKLNSLALVAESVVVQKGEKLVGLVYPDFDEAQSLNLGRKELEDIMEQNRQELNTMVPGYSKLSEIRIHDEEFEKTPKKSIKRYLYTAE